In Mustelus asterias chromosome 20, sMusAst1.hap1.1, whole genome shotgun sequence, a single genomic region encodes these proteins:
- the id1 gene encoding DNA-binding protein inhibitor ID-1, translated as MKVVSASCSLKRQGCGEEVVRCLSEQSIAIAKYKVAPLLDEQMSMFLYDMNGCYTKLKELVPTLPQNKKVSKVEILQHVIDYIWDLQLELDDQPGMGCQPAAGNAAQSRTPLGADVSGLTAEVPCGSDDRILCR; from the exons ATGAAAGTTGTCAGCGCCTCCTGTTCCCTCAAGCGTCAGGGCTGCGGCGAGGAGGTGGTGAGGTGCTTGTCCGAACAAAGCATCGCCATCGCCAAGTACAAGGTGGCCCCGCTGCTGGACGAGCAGATGAGTATGTTCCTCTACGACATGAACGGCTGCTACACCAAGCTGAAGGAGCTGGTGCCCACCTTGCCCCAGAACAAGAAGGTCAGCAAGGTGGAGATCCTGCAGCACGTTATCGACTACATCTGGGACTTGCAGCTGGAGTTGGACGACCAGCCGGGCATGGGCTGCCAACCAGCCGCTGGCAACGCAGCTCAAAGCCGGACACCCCTGGGTGCAGATGTCAGTGGACTCACAGCAGAG GTTCCCTGTGGCAGTGACGACAGGATTCTGTGCCGCTGA